CTGGGTCTGGTCCCTGCCCGCATCTCCCCATCCATGGGCATTTAGTCACCTACCCCCCACACAGGGTATCCTCTCTGCCGGGGGATGACGGGACACCctggtgctccccccccccccccccaccacctccaatCCCTGGGACGGTGCAGAGGGTGGATTTTGGGGAGGGGTTGCAGAGGGTGGGGGTTTGGGGCGCTGCacggtgacggggggggggggggggggtcccggaTGCTTCCCGGCCCAGTTTGGGTTTGGGGAGCAGAACTGTAATGGTTTGGTACAGAGGGTGGGGGTTTTGGGGCCCTGCATGGTGATGGGGGTAGCCCGGATGCTGCCCAGCAGCCGGTTTGGTACAGAGGGTGGGGGTTTTGGGGCCCCTGCATGGTGATGGGGTAGCCCGGATGCTGCCCGGGCCTGGTTTGGTACAGAGGGTAGGGGGTTTTGGGGCCCTGCATGGTGATGGGGTAGCCTGGATGCTGCCCAGCCGTGTTTGGTACAGAGGGTGGGGGTTTTGGGGCCCTGCATGGTGATGGGGTAGCCTGGATGGTTCCCAGCCTGGTTTGGTACAGAGGGTAGGGGTTTTGGGGCCCTGCATGGTGATGGAGGTCCCGGATGCTGCCCAGCCTGGTTTGGTACAGAGGGTGGGGGTTTTGGGGCCCTGCATGGTGATGGGGGACCCGGATGCTGCCCGGCCTGGTTTGGTACAGAGGGTGGGGGGTTTAGGGGCCCTGCATGGTGATGGGGGTCCCGGATGCTGCCCGGCCTGGTTTGGTACAGAGGGTAGGGGGTTTAGGGGCCCTGCATGGTGATGGAGGTCCCGGACGCTGCCCAGCCTGGTTTGGTACAGAGGGTAGGAGGTTTAGGGGCCCTGCATGGTGATGGGGTAGCCTGGATGCTGCCAGCCTGGTTTGGTACAGAGGGTAGGGGTTGGGGTGCTGCCCGGTGATGGGGGTAGCCTGGATGCTGCCCGGCCTGGTTTGGTACAGAGGGTGGGGGTTTAGGGGCCCTGCATGGTGATGGGGTCCCGGATGGTTCCCAGCCTGGGTTGGTAGAGAGGGTTGGGGTTTTGGGGGCCCTGTATGGGGATGGGGGAGCCTGGATGCTGCCCGGCCTGGTTTGGTACAGAGGGTGGAGGTTTAGGGGCCCTGCATGGTGATGGGGTAGCCTGGATGCTGCCCAGCCTGGTTTGGTACAGAGGGTGGGGGTTTAGGGGCCCTGCATGGTGATGGGGGACCCGGATGCTGCCCAGCCTGGTTTGGTACAGAGGTTGGGGGGTTTTGGGGCCCATGCATGGTGATGGGGGTCCCGGATGCTGCCCGGCCTGGGTttggtagagagggtgggggtttAGGGGCCCTGCATGGTGATGGGGTCCCGGATGGTTCCCAGCCTGGTTTGGTACAGAGGGTGGGGGGTTTTGGGGCCCTGCATGGTGATGGAGGTCCCGGACGCTGCCCGGCCTGGTttggtagagagggtgggggtttAGGGGCCCTGCATGGTGATGGGGTAGCCCGGATGCTGCCCAGCCTGGTTTGGTACAGAGGGTGGAGGTTTTGGGGCCCTGCATGGTGCTGGGGGTCCCGGATGCTGCCCACCGGCCCTGCTTGCTCAGTACATTCTCATCCTGGGGAAGACCCAGTCCTCTGGGCTGTTCTTCTGCAACACTCTGTGGGCCACACTCAACCAGCTGGGCGGCGGGGAATCGCTCCGCTCCAGGCTCTCTGACGGCGGGTAACACCAGGAGATGGGAACGCCGCTGGCCCTCCAGTCAGGGGCCCCAGAGGGGAGGGCCTGACCTTCCCTGCAGCCAGCCCAGCCACGGTTCTCCGGCAGGGGGGTGCGCAGCCAGGCCgagctgtggctgtggctgtggaggaggtgagatGGGCCGGGACTCGTTCCATCCTTCTCCCCGGCCCAGGACCTCCGGGGCCGATCCCCCCCATCCAAGGGGGGCTTCTGGGCGAAGGGccagggggaggcgggggggaagCAAGGGCGGTAATCGCCCCCCTCGGGCGGCTCCCTGCCCGGGCGCTGAGCATCGTGCCATGGGCCCTGCCTGATCCCATTAGGCCCGTCCCCACCCGCCAAAGCCTCGCCCACCCACAGCCCCTTGCCTGGATTGTGGCACGGCGAGCTCCGCAGCTCCTGTGCCAGCGACCTGTGGGCCTCCAGGATCCTTGCCAGCGAGCTGCCGGCACTGTAGCTGCAGGACGTTGCCGGCTTCTTCGCCACCTGCTGCAGGACGCCCACATCGCTCCAGGGCCAGGGGCCCGGGTCGAAGGCTCCCCCATAGCCGGAACGGCTCCCCGTCGCGGCACAACCGCCCGGAGGGGAACCCTTTCCTGGGCAGAGGTCCAACGATCGCATCAAACTCTCCCCGGCAAAGCTGCCGGCATCCTGCTTCCGGCACCCAAGATCACCGCCCTAGTCAAAGACAAGAGAACTCAAGAGAAGGGGAACTCAACAGCCAACtatcccacaaccaacaatggatcattgatCATGAAggaaggaggtgagaaggaacgtctttagtcagaggctaaggatagagtggatgtggagaggatgtttccactagcgggagagtcgaggaccagaggtcacagcctcacaattaaaggacgttcctttagcaaggagatagaaacatggaaacatagaaattaggtgcaggagtaggccattcggcccttcgagcctgcaccgccattcaatatgatcatggctgatcatccaactattattatctaaatggtggccgattgggaaagggggagatgcagcgagacctgggtgtcatggtacaccagtcattgaaggtaggcatgcaggtgcagcaggcagtgaagaaatcgaatgatatgttagcttttcatagcaaaaggatttgagtataggagcagggaggttctactgcagttgtacagggtcttggtgagaccacacctggagtattgcgtacagttttggtctccaaatctgaggaaggacattattgccatagagggagtgcagagaaggttcaccagactgattcctgggatgtcaggactgtcttatgaagaaagactggatagacttggtttatactctctagaatttaggagattgagaggggatcttatagaaacttacaaaattcttaaggggttggacaggctagatgcaggaagattgctcccgatgttggggaagtccaggacaaggggtcacagcttaaggataagggggaaatcctttaaaaccgagatgagaagaacttttttcacacagagagtggtgaatctctggaactctctgccgcagagggtagtcgaggccagttcattggctatatttaagagggagttagatgtggcccttgtggctaaggggatcagagggtatggagagaaggcaggtacgggatactgagttggatgatcagccatgatcatattgaatggcgatgcaggctcgaagggccgaatggcctactcctgcacctaatttctatgtttctatgtttctatgaaggaaggaggtgagaaggaacgtctttagtcagaggctaaggatagagtggatgtggagaggatgtttccactagtgggagagtcgaggaccagaggtcacagcctcagaattaaagggcgttcctttaggaaggagatgaggaggaatttctttacttagatggtggtgaatctgtggaattctatgccacagacggctgtggaaaccAAGTGAGTAGATATTTTTATGGCATAGATGgactaattcttgattagaacgggtgtcaagggttatggggagaaggcaggacaatgggatgaggaggaagagatcagccataattgaatggcagagtggactcgatggcccaaatggcctaattctactcctgtgacCTGTGAACGTGATTATCATTGCTTTTTACATATCTTCCATGTTTTTGCCCTGTATCCCTCGTAAtaactttcccctgactctcatagaaacatagacaacaggtgcaggagtagaggccatttggcccttcaagccaacactgccattcaatgtgatcatgactgaccacccacaatcagtactccattcctgccttctccccatatcccctgactccgctatccctaagagatctatccagctctctcatgaaagcatccagagaaccagcctccaccgcctctgaggcagagaattccacagactcacaactctgtgtgaaaatgtttttcctcgtctccgttctaagttaCTCTGTTAccaattattcttaaactgtgtggcccctggttctggactcccccaacatcgggaacatgtttcctgcctccagcgtgtccaaacccttaataatcttataatctcaataagatcccgtctcatccttcaaaattccagagtttacaagcccagctgctccattctctcagcatatgacagtctccgccatcccgggaattaaccatgtaaaccgaCACtgcattagcaagaatgtccttcctcaaattaggggaccaaaactgcacacaatactccaggtgtggtctcaacagcagaaggacctctttgctcctatgctcaactcctcttgttatgaaggccaacatgccattcgctttcttcactgcctgctgtacctgcatgcttactttcatagactgatgaacaaggacccccagatcccgttgtacttccccattgTACTTTACGCCATTtggataataacctgccttcctgtttttgccaccaaagtggataaccaaccagttatccacattaaagccgagatgagaagaacttttttcacacagagagtggtgaatctctggaactctctgccgcagagggtagtcgaggccacacagttcattggctatatttaagagggagttagatatggcccttgtggctaaggggatcagagggtatggagagaaggcaggtacgggatactgagttggatgatcagccatgatcatattgaatggcggtgcaggctcgaagggccgaacggcctactcctgcacctaatttctatgtttctattaacctgcatctgcccactcacccaacctgtcaccctgcatcctcctcagttcacactgcctcccagctttgtgtcatctgcaaatttgctaatgttacttgtaatcccttcatccaaatcattaatatatattgtaaatagatcccagcatcgagccttgcggtaccccacaatggagaggatatttccactagtgggagagtctaggatcagaggtcgcagcccagaccatcacacacaaaccaaactcccttccatcgaatccatctacacctcacgctgtctcggcaaggccagcagcataatcaaggaccagtctcaccccggccactccctcttctcccgtctcccatcgggcatgaggtacagaagtgtgaaaacgaacacacacctccagattcagaaacagtttcttcccgactgttatcaggcaactgaaccatcccaccacaaccagagagcagtgctgaactactatctaacttggactatccttgatcggagggATATTGAAGTACAGGATGCTCGCTTCCTTGAGATTAGGTCCTGTATTACACCCTCACTGCTTGAACATCTACACAgtggttcaataagatccctttagGCACTGTCGAtctcccacaccctctcctcctctcacacTGAAATGATCCACGTCAATCCAGGGGGAGTTGAAATCCCTGTCATCCGTTTACAATCACATCTTTTTGTGATTTGTCCACCTTTCTGCTCATAGTCATAGGTtgacatagtgtggaaacaagcccttcagcccaacttgtccacaccggccaacatgccccatctacactagtcccacctgactgcgcttggtccatatccctccaaacctgtcctatccatgtacctgtccaattgtttcttaaacattgcgatagtcccagcctcaactacctcctctggcagctcgttccatacacccaccaccctttgaatgaaaaagttacccctcagattcctattaaatcttttccccttcaccttgaacctatgtcctctcccctactctgggcaagagattctgtgcatcgacccgatctattcctctcatgattttatacacctctataagatcacccctcatcctcctgcgctccaaggaatagagacccagcctgctcaacctctccctgtagctcacaccctctagtcctggcaacatcctcgtaaatcttctctgaaccctttcaatcttgacaacatctttccgatgATCCTCGATCTCCAGCTGACTACGAggaagtcatagtcatgcagcacggaaacatagaaacatagaaaataggtgcaggagtaggtcattcagcccttcgagcctgcaccgccattcaatatgatcatggctgatcatccaactcagtattctgtacctgccttttctccataccccctgatccctttagccacaagggccacatctaactccctcttaaatatagacaatgaactgtggcctcaactaccttctgtggcagagaattccagagattcatcactctctgtgtgaaaaatgtttttctcatctcagtcctaaaagatttcccccttatccttaaactgtgaccccctgttctggacttccccaacatcgggaacaatcttcctgcatctagcctgtccaactacctaagaattttgtaagtttctataagatcccccctcgatcttctaaattctagcgagtacaagccgagtctatccagtctttcttcatatgaaagccctgacatcccaggaatcagtctggtgaaccttctctgtgaacctcagattaggagaccaaaactgtacgcaatactccaggtgtggtctcaccaagaccctgtacaactgcagtagaacctccctgctcctatgctcaaatccctttgctatgaatgctaacataccattcgctttcttcactgcctgctgcacctgcatgccta
This genomic stretch from Leucoraja erinacea ecotype New England unplaced genomic scaffold, Leri_hhj_1 Leri_1347S, whole genome shotgun sequence harbors:
- the LOC129715709 gene encoding uncharacterized protein LOC129715709 isoform X1; this translates as MEDSFLLQSDGSVRGLLSSTASTVVNEAFLLDQVKGGDLGCRKQDAGSFAGESLMRSLDLCPGKGSPPGGCAATGSRSGYGGAFDPGPWPWSDVGVLQQVAKKPATSCSYSAGSSLARILEAHRSLAQELRSSPCHNPGKGLWVGEALAGGDGPNGIRQGPWHDAQRPGREPPEGGDYRPCFPPASPWPFAQKPPLDGGDRPRRSWAGEKDGTSPGPSHLLHSHSHSSAWLRTPLPENRGWAGCREGQALPSGAPDWRASGVPISWCYPPSESLERSDSPPPSWLSVAHRVLQKNSPEDWVFPRMRMY
- the LOC129715709 gene encoding uncharacterized protein LOC129715709 isoform X2 encodes the protein MEDSFLLQSDGSVRGLLSSTASTVGGDLGCRKQDAGSFAGESLMRSLDLCPGKGSPPGGCAATGSRSGYGGAFDPGPWPWSDVGVLQQVAKKPATSCSYSAGSSLARILEAHRSLAQELRSSPCHNPGKGLWVGEALAGGDGPNGIRQGPWHDAQRPGREPPEGGDYRPCFPPASPWPFAQKPPLDGGDRPRRSWAGEKDGTSPGPSHLLHSHSHSSAWLRTPLPENRGWAGCREGQALPSGAPDWRASGVPISWCYPPSESLERSDSPPPSWLSVAHRVLQKNSPEDWVFPRMRMY